GCATAAACGTCATAAGGGCGGGGCAATGCTTGTTGACAGTCGAGTTGTGCATGAATCACAAGCAAGCAAGCCTTGAAACCGCCATGTACAACCGGTTCCTCTGGTCCTATGTGCAacagaggtgtgtgtttgtttgtgaatgGCTATGGGGGTTAATAGAGACAGGCTTCTAGTCAGCTGGTCCCTGCAGACAGTGGGCTGtttgtatatatactgtagttgTACCTGAATTTTTTTATTCCCGTCTTTTACCTCCTGAGACTCGTCCCACTATCTTCCAACAAAATCTTCCTTCTTTCTGCTCTTATTAAGTCactcactttgcattttccatTTGTTCAGCATGAGCATTATTTGTTCTCATTTCTTACTTTCATACAGCAAaactttttaaaccattttctgtAGTGTGTCCCACTGGGTATAGACTTTCAAGTCTTTTGAGTTTCCACCCATACTTTGAAAAGAAACTGACTTAGATGATGGTTTTAACATGAActaatgtgtcaaatatttaacaaattaactttaaCAAAGTACTATTAAGGTCACACTGGAgtattgattgttttgtttgtttttagctcCGCTACAGGAAGGATAAAATACAGTCCAAATATAAGCCCATCTTTCCAGTGGTGAATGAAATCAAAGACCTGTCCAGTGGTTGTGCTGTAGCTGCTGTCATACATTACTATTGTCCTGGCCTGCTAAGACTTGAAGGTACTAACAAAGATTGTAACCACAAACAGTTTTTCACTACTTCACATGTTTCTGTCAGTATAACTCCTTTTCCCTGTCTATGTTAGATGTTTGTATGAAGGAGTCCATGTCTGTAGCAGACAGCCTATACAATCTGCAATTCATCCATGAATTCTGTGACAGCTGTCTGAAGAGCTGCTGTCATTTGGCACTGGAGGACATTTTATACACCCCACAGGAGCTTCAGGTACTTGGATTCACACTCCTGATCTGTATTCAACTGATTGAGACAAAAATATTGAGAactgtgttgtatttttaatgCCTGACTGTTCTGTTTAGCTCAACTTGCTGAGCTTCCTAGCAGAACTGCTTAACTGGTTTGAAGTACGGAGGCCAGAATTTGTTCAGCCAATAGACACGTTGGGTAAGTGTTGCCAATTATGTCTCACTGTGTAATCCTAGTAGTTTCTGTTATAAGGTCTTATTggggttttctttttcagttttagaTGGATCCACACCATTAACACCAAGTAGCTTGAGTGGCAACAGGTACAGAAGCTCTCTGAATATAACTTTGCCTTTTGTTGTCtggaatattttctagtttgaACTGAAAGATTGCTTCTCTGCCTTACAGTACCTCCCCTTCTATCTTCAAGAAGCCTTTCCTCCCCATCTCCTCTCCTGCGTCAGGTAAGATGAAGACAGTGTCCTGTAATCACTGCACAGTTACAGTATTTTgtatatgtttctttttttcttttcttatttaacAATGTGGTTCACCTGTTTCCCTCAATCCTCGTTTGTCTTTTAgttgtaatttgtgtttttgtgttttcttatttctaTGGCTATGGAGAGTATGTTTTCATTTTGGTATTGGTTTATGGCTTGATTTGTGCATCCCTGTGTGGTGTGCATGCCTTTACGTGTCTGCGTGTGTCCCATTGTACTCAGGATCTTTGACTCAGTCTACCTCAATGTCTCATATAGAAGGAGTTGGAAAAACATGGAGCAAGAAACCTCTCAGGTAGGACTTGTATATAAGTACCatttaaaccctttttaaaaatatatatattggtaTACTTACTCtagctttgtttttcttcttagcCGACCTTTGTCAGCAGTATCCTTCAGCATTCCTTTTGGCCTGGACAGTGATGTGGACATTGTGATGGGCAACCCTGTAATAACCCGCTCTGTGAGCTCAGACCAACTCAACCCATCAGGCCAAAACATGACCCGGGCGCCCTTCACCCCTCCTGAAGACCTTAGCCATTTTTTAGGCAAACCCCCTGGCCCCAATGGCCCACATAGAGCTTCCTGGGCCACCCAAACTCCCAGTATCCCAAAATTGGCAGAGGAGAATGGCCTTGCAGCAAGTGAAACAGGAGAGCTGCCTACCATTGAAGAGGCTTTACAAATTATCCACAACGAAAGCAAGATGGAACCCCGTTTACACCCTGATGGTGCTCCTGATGGCTTCTACCTCCACTCTCCTGATGAACCTGCTAGTTCTCGACATAACAACAACTTAACACCCATCAGCTTCTCTGCCCCTACGCGCTCAGGAATGATGTACCGGCCTACAAGAGAGTCCAGGGAGCCCACTCGCACTAGAAACACCTCTGAATGTTCACGAGATGATGACTCTGTCTTGAGAGATGGCAGTGTGGACTCAGATGCATCAGAAGACCTGCCAAAGGCCCAGTCCACACCAACCACACCGGCTGCTGGTGCACACTCTGTCAGAAGCAATGGCAAAGAGGTGTCTGATAGTGGTGTAAAGATGACCAGCTTTGCAGAACGCAAAAAAAAGCAGATCATTGAATCTCCTAAAGCCAGCaccccctcttcttcttcttctcagaTGACCATGATGGCACAAAAGTCTGAAGAAAGCCCCAGCAAGAGCCCACAACTCAATAATGAGATGTCTGAGCTGGGAACACGCCTTGAAGAAAAGCGCAAGGCTATTGAAGCCCAGAAAAAACGCATTGAGGCCATTTTTGCAAAGCACCGGCAAAGACTGGGGAAGAGTGCCTTTCTGCAGTTGAAGAAGGAGCAGCATGAGGATGAAGGGGAGGGGGAAGGAGGGGATGGCCAGGTCAGCACCTCATCCACAGAAGAAGACCTTTCTCGCTTGACACTGGAAGAAAGACTAGCTCGAATGGAAGAGGAAGAACAGCAGGAACAAAATGAACAGCACCTCCCAGTGGCGGATGTCCGCAATGTCAAAGTAGGACTTCAAATCAACAAACAGGCCAGTCATTCCAAAGAAAGGGCCAGTACGCCAGGAGAGAAGGGCTCTGGGACTCCTGGTGAGAAAATGGTAGCTCCACTAGGGGACTATAACAATGCTGTATCCAAGCTGACTGCAGCTCTTAGCTCTCTGCAAAGTGACATGCAGCGGCTCACCGAGCAGCAGAACCACCTAATCACAAAGAAACCTGTAGATGCCATCAACAAATCCTGGGTAATTCCAGCCAGCCCTAAAACCGCCACCCCAGCCGCTGCACGCATGTCGCGTGAAACCACCCGAGATTTTAATTCAGCCTTCTCCTCTCCGTCTCCATCCCACAAAATCACAAACCACACCCCTCCTCCTAAATCCCCTAAAGTCCATCGTAGAGCTCAATCTGTGCCCCCTAAAAGCCCCAAACACCACCAACATAATCGTCCCGTGGACAATAAGGTCCCAACCCTGTCAAGGATTATCACTGCACCTAAAAACGTGGACCGCATTCCCCACCTTCGTCGTGTACATCCCTGGCAATCCCAAGACCAGAATTTGTCCTCATTCTCCATTGGTGACTCTGACCGCCTAGATGAGCTGCGCTCATCTGGACCAACTCCTGTCCCCACGACGACTGTGAACCCTTTACCAACTCCTGCCGTGACGCCCCGTCCTACTGCAGATGACGCATTGTCAGTAGGCTCCAATGACGATCATAGTATATTTAGCATGGACCTGGAGGCCGGGCCCTCACATGGTACTTTGGCTCACAAGGAAGGCCATTTACATGGGGGCTGCAGCTCTGGTGCCCCATCAGAGTGTTCCTTTGAGAGTGACGTCCCTGCAGGGATGTCAAATGGCAAACGCAGTAGCCTGATAGAGATCTCGCTGTCTGCTCTGCGTGGAGATGGGGAGGGGGAGGACCAAGTACCTGACGCTTTCTCTGACTCAATGAGTGACCGGACAGAGCAAGAGGGGAAAGGAGGGGTTGGTTTCTTtttcaaggtaggcgactgatTGTTATTACTGTACATGCTTTTCTTAAAATGTTTAGATCTAGGTTAGGCTATTTGTGTAAGGTCAGTGCAttcataccttttttatttttgtctttattattaggATGAAAAGGAGCGACCGGAGGACGAAATGGCCCAGCGAAGAGCAGCTTTGCTGGAGAAACAGCAGAAGAGAGCAGAAGAGATGAAAAGACGCAAACTTgagcaggaaaaagaaaaagaatccAGGTgagacttttttatattttagattcAAATATCTGTATTTGTAACCAAATGAAGACTGTAGCATTTATTATCTGAATTAAAATTGCAGTTTTTGCAGCACAtaactgatgatgatgatgatgatgatgatgatgatgatgatgatgattatttaCTGATTTGTTGTCCTGTGTTTAATGAATTACACAAATTGTTGCGATCACTTGTCTGATACATTAGGATCATGTTTTTATCATTGATTTTGCAATGTCAATGTCACACATTGAAAGTTTTACACATTATCTTTCTGTACTTTTAGCAAGCCTCAGTGGATGAACATTGAAGGCTGGGGGAACAAGAGTGAGGACAGACCCCAGACTCCAGGTACCCCTCCACCATCATGCACCCCGCCAGTCGAGGGGACTCCCCAGCGCAGAGGAGACTTCACTCGGCAGGAGTATGAGAGGAGACATCAGCTCAAGATCATGGAAGACTTGGACAAGGTTCTGAGGCAGAAACCCACCACGGTTCGCGGTGTCAAGAAGCAGAGACCCAAGACTGTGTTCAGAGATGACTCCGTCCTCTCTCATAGCCCTGCCAAGGGTTTCATGGGTAAATAGTTCTGAAGTTTATCCACAACTAGTCTTTGTATGCCCtcctcctacacacacaaacacgtatttggtttttcattgtcatttctttttcctccttctaGGCTCCAGGCTGAACAAGGTGTACTCCCAGTCAACCATGAACCTTTCCTCCATGGCTAATGACTCTGGAAGCCTGAGTGTCAGGAAGTCCCCCAGGTAACCTGCACAGTGACAATGGCTTGTATTTTCTTAATACATGCTTGGAAATTGGTAGGCACATAATTCAGCCTAAAACAGTGTTCTGATTATTTTTACAACAAGATTATTTTAAGTCCTGAAGAAAAGTATTTTACACATAAATGTTTTCTATAATAGGggtgtttttgttatgtttttttgtaacgacgtgtatactatcacatgggaaaagtaactacatttacatactgtgaatcattttttaattgagaatCATCTTTTCAGTCATTTAGATTGTGAATCGAttcttgagcctaaaaatcagTATTGAATTGTGAAattttttatatgtgtgtttatgtataatTGTATACCAACTACAGGTTTTGTGTTTGCTGTTATCAGGGGCAAAGGTAAACTCAAGATCTATAACTCGTTTTCTTCACtcgcctcttttttttttactccctcTAGCCGTTCACACTCTCCCTCTCGGCTAATGTCACCAAGACGTACGAGTGCTCACAATGGAGAGAAGGATTGGGAGAATGGCTCAACTATTTCCTCCCCTGCCTCAATCCCAGAATACACAGGTCAGTGATCGATTCCATACCAAACTAGATTATGAAAATTGAATCCAGTAGGCACTGTTTTGTTGGCTTAATGCATTTGGAAATGTTGTCTTGCAGGACCAAAGCTGTATAAGGAGCCTAGCTTTAAGTCTAACAAGTTCATCATCCATAATGCTATCACCCGCTGCTGCCTGGCTGGCAAGGTCAATGAACCACAGAAAAACAAGATTGTAGAGGTAAGCCATCCTTCTGTGTCAGAGTCCAACAAAATGGTCCACCCTAACTAGGCTATAAGGGACTGTGATCTCTGTCCCCAGCTGCACTCACCttgtgtttaattttttgtCACTCCCTCTTCAGGAAATGGAGACAAGCACGGCCAACCACTTCCTCATCCTTTTCAGAGATACCAGCTGTCAATTCAGAGCAGTTTACACCATGAACCCTGAAACTGAGGAGATGGTACGACTCACTGGCATTGGCCCCCGGATCATCGCACCCGAGATGGTTGAGTCCATTTACAAGTACAGCTCTGACCGCAAACAGTTCACTGTCATCCCGTCCAAAACTATGTCAATGAGTGTTGACGCCTTCACCATCCCTGGTCACTTTTGGCAAAAGCGCCCTGGAACTCCCAAGAAGCTTGGCACCCCCAAATAATGTCAGTTATGGGTGAAGATGGGTAAAGATGTTACCTTTCAGGGAACCAACTCCCAACTGCACTCCTATTGTCCTCTATTTTGGCCAGAGAGGCACTTGAGAGGCATTACCCAGTTAATCTAGCAGTGTTTTTTGGCCAGTAATCAACCTGGACTCTAAGAACAATCTAGTCAACTATACATGCCAAGAGAAAGGGCCAATCACTCACTCAGCCATGTAGTTACAGTTCTCTTGAGGGCTTCTGATTGTCTCTACCTAGATTGTTAAACATAATGCGATTGATTCTGTTTGGATGAAGAATTAACTTTCCCTTGCACCCTGCCTCCTCATGCCTTGCCTTACCCTGCCCTGGAGTCGTTTTTGCAACTCTTAGGTAAGAAAAAGAGGGGACAACCACACTGCCTTTGCCCACACAGCAGTATTTTGGGCCAGAGTAGTTCCCGCCCCACTCAATTATGCTTGCTTTTTCCTTTTGCTGCCTTTTCTTCTTCCAGAGCTCATTCTCTCTCCAGTCTACAGAGATGAGTGGCTCAGCTCTCAGTTCTGATAAGAAAACTTGGCTGAAAACGAATAGCAGGTATTGCTGCTCTCATGAATGTAGGGCACACACTAACCACTCATTCCATTCAAGGGTGTTTTCATTGGTTGGTCAGGATCAGAAAATAGTGGGTGGTTCCTCTGGGCTGCACTGGAGGTGGCTACTGTGGTCGTCAATGGACTTGAACACCTAACTACTGCCCGTGCCCCAAAATTTGCGCTTTCCACTCCATTCCAACTCCTTCAGCTGTAGAcatctggatgtttttttatactattttgacatgatttttttcaatcGCTTCAGCCTTTGAGAGCTGAACAAAGAATGAAATTCATGTGACTTCTTCCTCTTAACTTGCTTTCTCATTTTCAATGTGATAAATTGAGATGTTATCTGAGCTTGTCTTGAAAAACAATACTGGAAACATGAAGGAGGGCTTTACCATTACCTGGAT
The nucleotide sequence above comes from Etheostoma spectabile isolate EspeVRDwgs_2016 chromosome 15, UIUC_Espe_1.0, whole genome shotgun sequence. Encoded proteins:
- the camsap3 gene encoding calmodulin-regulated spectrin-associated protein 3 isoform X3 yields the protein MVDSLTMRKTFVVPDIKPLDLYDSTKAKICASVGWLLAKSYGSAENVPAELRDPFYCDQYEQEHLKPPVTRLLQSSELYCRTYSLLLGGTGAEAQPKDNATLLQLLTQRGKVSKDQDTPVTDADLRHKPIKMSAHLAVIDALMAVGAMETVTAVRTCGSAELLGGASSWEDALLHWINRLNQKLRECTVEAQNEQDITEPQPVQPSLRYRKDKIQSKYKPIFPVVNEIKDLSSGCAVAAVIHYYCPGLLRLEDVCMKESMSVADSLYNLQFIHEFCDSCLKSCCHLALEDILYTPQELQLNLLSFLAELLNWFEVRRPEFVQPIDTLVLDGSTPLTPSSLSGNSTSPSIFKKPFLPISSPASGSLTQSTSMSHIEGVGKTWSKKPLSRPLSAVSFSIPFGLDSDVDIVMGNPVITRSVSSDQLNPSGQNMTRAPFTPPEDLSHFLGKPPGPNGPHRASWATQTPSIPKLAEENGLAASETGELPTIEEALQIIHNESKMEPRLHPDGAPDGFYLHSPDEPASSRHNNNLTPISFSAPTRSGMMYRPTRESREPTRTRNTSECSRDDDSVLRDGSVDSDASEDLPKAQSTPTTPAAGAHSVRSNGKEVSDSGVKMTSFAERKKKQIIESPKASTPSSSSSQMTMMAQKSEESPSKSPQLNNEMSELGTRLEEKRKAIEAQKKRIEAIFAKHRQRLGKSAFLQLKKEQHEDEGEGEGGDGQVSTSSTEEDLSRLTLEERLARMEEEEQQEQNEQHLPVADVRNVKVGLQINKQASHSKERASTPGEKGSGTPGEKMVAPLGDYNNAVSKLTAALSSLQSDMQRLTEQQNHLITKKPVDAINKSWVIPASPKTATPAAARMSRETTRDFNSAFSSPSPSHKITNHTPPPKSPKVHRRAQSVPPKSPKHHQHNRPVDNKVPTLSRIITAPKNVDRIPHLRRVHPWQSQDQNLSSFSIGDSDRLDELRSSGPTPVPTTTVNPLPTPAVTPRPTADDALSVGSNDDHSIFSMDLEAGPSHGTLAHKEGHLHGGCSSGAPSECSFESDVPAGMSNGKRSSLIEISLSALRGDGEGEDQVPDAFSDSMSDRTEQEGKGGVGFFFKDEKERPEDEMAQRRAALLEKQQKRAEEMKRRKLEQEKEKESSKPQWMNIEGWGNKSEDRPQTPGTPPPSCTPPVEGTPQRRGDFTRQEYERRHQLKIMEDLDKVLRQKPTTVRGVKKQRPKTVFRDDSVLSHSPAKGFMGSRLNKVYSQSTMNLSSMANDSGSLSVRKSPSRSHSPSRLMSPRRTSAHNGEKDWENGSTISSPASIPEYTGPKLYKEPSFKSNKFIIHNAITRCCLAGKVNEPQKNKIVEEMETSTANHFLILFRDTSCQFRAVYTMNPETEEMVRLTGIGPRIIAPEMVESIYKYSSDRKQFTVIPSKTMSMSVDAFTIPGHFWQKRPGTPKKLGTPK